Proteins encoded by one window of Anopheles maculipalpis chromosome 2RL, idAnoMacuDA_375_x, whole genome shotgun sequence:
- the LOC126557454 gene encoding beta-TrCP — translation MMKMDTDKIMDDGINTSQYTTQILYDPARKKEPSPTFQTERDTCLTYFAKWNQANQVDFVEHLLSRMCHYQHGHINAYLKPMLQRDFITLLPTKGLDHVAENILSYLDAKSLCRAERVCKEWSRVISEGMLWKKLIERNVRTDSLWRGLAERKGWIKYLFIPRPGVTLRQHKFYRELFPKIMKDIEAIENNWRTGNHNLQRINCRSENSKGVYCLQYDDDKIVSGLRDNTIKIWSRATLQCCMILTGHTGSVLCLQYDDKVIISGSSDSTVRVWDVVTGEMVNTLIHHCEAVLHLRFNNGMMVTCSKDRSIAVWDMVSPTEIGLRRVLVGHRAAVNVVDFDEKYIVSASGDRTIKVWNSTNCEFLRTLNGHKRGIACLQYRDRLVVSGSSDNSIRLWDIECGTCLRILEGHEELVRCIRFDSKRIVSGAYDGKIKVWDLQAALDIRAQTNTLCLKTLVEHTGRVFRLQFDEFQIVSSSHDDTILIWDFLNCSPQEETTAPSSGGSIGPSNHHNNSGSSSGSGSIGGIPGYGGVMGLAAVGGGVAAVDGGGAGGSSSSGGGGGSGSAGGGSSSSAGGVVGNLNKTNNNGTANNSNNNNNNNNHQSDDLSD, via the exons atgatgaaaatggaCACGGACAAAATCATGGACGACGGGATCAACACTTCACAG TACACCACCCAGATACTGTACGATCCGGCACGAAAGAAAGAACCGTCACCAACGTTTCAGACCGAGCGCGATACCTGTCTGACGTACTTCGCCAAATGGAACCAGGCCAACCAGGTAGACTTTGTCGAGCATCTTCTCTCCCGCATGTGCCATTACCAGCACGGACACATCAACGCCTACCTGAAACCTATGCTCCAGCGAGACTTCATCACACTGCTGCCAA CAAAAGGATTAGACCACGTGGCAGAAAACATTCTCTCCTATCTGGACGCCAAGTCGCTGTGTCGGGCGGAGCGTGTGTGCAAAGAATGGTCCCGCGTCATCTCCGAAGGTATGCTGTGGAAGAAACTAATCGAACGGAACGTACGCACCGATTCGCTATGGCGGGGGTTAGCAGAACGCAAAGGATG GATCAAATATTTGTTCATACCGCGACCGGGTGTGACGCTACGGCAACACAAATTCTACCGCGAGCTGTTCCCGAAGATCATGAAGGACATCGAAGCGATCGAAAACAATTGGCGCACGGGCAATCACAATCTACAGCGAATAAACTGCCGGTCAGAGAATTCGAAGGGCGTCTACTGTTTGCAGTACGACGACGACAAGATTGTGTCCGGCCTGCGGGATAACACTATCAAGATCTGGAGCCGTGCTACGCTTCAGTGTTGTATG ATCCTAACAGGGCACACTGGATCGGTGCTCTGTCTACAGTACGACGATAAGGTCATCATTAGTGGGTCGAGCGATTCGACGGTGCGCGTGTGGGACGTGGTGACGGGCGAAATGGTCAACACCCTAATACATCACTGTGAGGCGGTACTACATTTGCGCTTCAATAATGGCATGATGGTGACCTGTTCAAAG GATCGTTCGATCGCCGTGTGGGACATGGTTTCGCCAACCGAGATTGGGTTGCGGCGCGTACTGGTTGGACATCGGGCCGCCGTGAATGTGGTCGACTTTGACGAGAAGTACATCGTGTCGGCGTCCGGCGACCGCACGATTAAGGTGTGGAACTCGACAAACTGTGAGTTTTTGCGCACGCTAAACGGCCACAAACGGGGCATCGCTTGCTTACAGTATCGCGACCGGTTAGTGGTCAGCGGTAGTTCGGATAATTCGATAAG ACTATGGGACATCGAGTGTGGTACCTGTTTGCGAATCCTCGAGGGCCACGAAGAGCTCGTACGTTGCATTCGGTTCGATTCGAAGCGCATCGTTAGCGGGGCATACGATGGTAAAATCAAAGTGTGGGATCTCCAAGCTGCCTTAGACATTCGAGCACAAACCAATACGCTGTGCTTGAAAACGTTGGTG GAACATACCGGTCGCGTATTCCGGTTGCAATTCGACGAATTCCAGATCGTGAGCAGTTCGCACGACGATACCATCCTGATATGGGATTTCCTGAACTGTTCACCACAGGAGGAAACGACCGCCCCGTCATCCGGTGGTAGTATCGGCCCG AGTAACCATCACAACAACAGTGGAAGCAGTAGCGGTAGTGGTTCGATCGGTGGCATACCAGGATATGGTGGCGTGATGGGTTTGGCCGCagtcggtggtggtgtcgcCGCTGTTGATGGCGGTGGTGCCggtggcagtagcagcagtggtggtggtggtggcagcgGAAGCGCCGGCggcggtagtagtagtagtgctgGTGGTGTAGTCGGCAACTTGAACAAGACAAACAACAACGGCACcgccaacaacagcaacaacaacaacaacaacaacaaccatcagAGCGATGATCTGAGCGACTAA